The Buttiauxella selenatireducens genome has a window encoding:
- the purB gene encoding adenylosuccinate lyase, whose translation MELSSLTAVSPVDGRYGDKVSALRAIFSEFGLLKFRVQVEVRWLQKLATHTAIKEVPAFDADANGYLDKIVAEFSEEDAARIKTIERTTNHDVKAVEYFLKEKVAAVPALHAVSEFIHFACTSEDINNLSHALMLETARKDVVLPYWRKVIDAVKDLSVQYRDIPLLSRTHGQPATPSTMGKEMANVAYRMERQFRQLEKVDILGKINGAVGNYNAHIAAYPEVDWHQFSEEFVTSLGIQWNPYTTQIEPHDYIAELFDCIARFNTILIDFDRDVWGYIALNHFKQKTIAGEIGSSTMPHKVNPIDFENSEGNLGLSNAMLQHLASKLPVSRWQRDLTDSTVLRNLGVGIGYALIAYQSTLKGVSKLEVNRDRLLAELDLNWEVLAEPIQTVMRRYGIEKPYEKLKELTRGKRVDAEGMKQFIDSLELPEEEKVRLKQMTPANYIGRAITMVDELK comes from the coding sequence ATGGAATTATCCTCACTGACCGCCGTTTCCCCCGTTGATGGACGTTACGGTGACAAAGTCAGCGCTCTGCGCGCTATTTTCAGCGAATTTGGTCTGCTGAAATTTCGCGTACAAGTCGAAGTACGTTGGCTTCAAAAACTGGCCACGCACACAGCGATCAAGGAAGTTCCTGCTTTTGACGCAGACGCAAACGGTTACCTTGATAAAATTGTTGCTGAATTCAGTGAAGAAGATGCAGCACGCATCAAGACCATTGAACGCACCACCAATCACGACGTAAAAGCCGTTGAGTATTTTCTGAAAGAAAAAGTGGCCGCCGTCCCTGCCCTGCATGCGGTATCTGAATTCATTCACTTCGCCTGCACTTCAGAAGACATCAACAACCTGTCCCACGCTTTGATGCTGGAAACCGCCCGCAAAGATGTGGTGCTGCCATACTGGCGTAAAGTGATTGACGCCGTGAAAGACCTGTCGGTTCAGTATCGCGACATTCCTCTGCTTTCTCGTACTCACGGCCAGCCTGCGACCCCATCGACCATGGGTAAAGAGATGGCGAACGTGGCTTACCGTATGGAACGCCAGTTCCGTCAGCTTGAGAAAGTGGACATTCTGGGCAAAATCAACGGCGCTGTCGGCAACTATAACGCCCACATTGCGGCTTACCCGGAAGTTGACTGGCACCAGTTCAGCGAGGAGTTCGTGACGTCTCTGGGCATCCAGTGGAACCCATACACCACGCAAATCGAACCACATGATTACATCGCTGAATTGTTTGATTGCATCGCGCGTTTCAACACCATTCTGATCGACTTTGATCGTGATGTTTGGGGTTACATCGCCCTGAATCATTTCAAACAGAAAACCATCGCAGGCGAAATCGGTTCTTCCACCATGCCGCATAAAGTGAACCCAATCGACTTCGAAAACTCCGAAGGCAACCTGGGCCTGTCTAACGCGATGCTACAACACCTGGCGAGCAAACTGCCTGTTTCCCGCTGGCAGCGCGACCTGACTGACTCCACCGTGCTGCGTAACCTCGGTGTTGGTATTGGTTATGCGCTGATTGCGTACCAGTCCACTTTGAAAGGGGTGAGCAAACTGGAAGTGAACCGTGACCGTCTGCTGGCCGAGCTGGATCTCAACTGGGAAGTGCTGGCTGAGCCAATTCAGACCGTGATGCGTCGTTACGGTATTGAAAAGCCGTACGAGAAGCTGAAAGAACTGACGCGCGGTAAGCGTGTAGATGCCGAAGGCATGAAACAGTTTATCGACAGCCTTGAACTGCCAGAAGAAGAGAAAGTTCGCCTGAAACAGATGACCCCGGCTAACTATATTGGCCGCGCCATCACCATGGTTGATGAATTGAAATAA
- the phoP gene encoding two-component system response regulator PhoP — translation MRVLVVEDNALLRHHLKVQLRESGHQVDAAEDAKEADYFLSEHTPDIAIVDLGLPDEDGLSLIRRWRSHDVTLPILVLTAREGWQDKVEVLGAGADDYVTKPFHLEEVIARMQVLMRRNSGLASQVISLPPFQVDLSRRELLINDNLIKLTAFEYTIMETLIRNNGKVVSKDSLMLQLYPDAELRESHTIDVLMGRLRKKILAEYSHDAITTVRGQGYRFDLR, via the coding sequence ATGCGTGTTCTGGTTGTGGAAGATAATGCTCTGTTGCGTCACCACCTCAAGGTTCAGTTGCGTGAGTCCGGTCATCAGGTTGATGCTGCTGAAGATGCCAAAGAAGCAGACTATTTTCTGAGTGAACATACCCCCGATATCGCCATTGTCGATTTAGGTTTGCCCGACGAAGACGGCTTGAGTCTGATTCGCCGTTGGCGCAGCCACGATGTGACCCTCCCTATTCTGGTTCTCACCGCCCGTGAAGGTTGGCAGGATAAAGTCGAAGTGCTGGGCGCGGGCGCTGATGATTACGTCACCAAACCCTTCCATCTGGAAGAAGTCATTGCCCGCATGCAAGTCCTGATGCGCCGTAACAGCGGCCTGGCTTCCCAGGTTATTTCTCTCCCGCCTTTCCAGGTGGATTTATCGCGTCGTGAATTACTTATCAACGACAATCTGATCAAGCTGACCGCTTTCGAATACACCATTATGGAAACGCTGATTCGCAACAATGGCAAAGTGGTGAGCAAGGATTCGTTGATGCTTCAACTCTATCCCGATGCTGAACTGCGCGAAAGCCACACCATCGACGTTTTAATGGGGCGCTTGCGTAAAAAGATTCTGGCTGAATATTCGCATGATGCTATCACCACAGTACGTGGTCAGGGCTATCGTTTCGATCTGCGCTAA
- the phoQ gene encoding two-component system sensor histidine kinase PhoQ produces the protein MMKFIRHFLPLSLRVRFLLATAVIVLVLSLAYGVVALVGYSISFDKTSFRLLRGESNLFYTLATYENGRINVVLPENLNVKTPTMVLIYDDQGKLLWTQRDVPHVAQQIKKEWLTSNGFHELEASFDTSHALLANDEKLQTRLKDFYDGDYSYDVSHSVAVNKYPAAGKMPALTIVVVDTIPIELKRSYTVWSMFTCVFLANLLLVVPLLWFAARWSLRPIEHLSKEVRELEKHDRDSLNPETTRELTSLVRNLNRLLRTERDRHDKYRTTLTDLTHSLKTPLAVMQTTLRSLRTEKQNIEEAEPVMLEQISRISQQIGYYLHRASMRGDSPLLSRELHPVAPLLDSLCSALNKVYQRKGVTITLDISPEITFMGEKNDFMEVMGNVLDNACKYCLEFVEISGRQLDDTLHLFVDDDGPGIPESKRNLVFDRGQRADTLRPGQGVGLSVAREIVEQYDGQIQTSSCALGGARMEVIFGRQRPDREED, from the coding sequence ATCATGAAATTCATTCGGCATTTTTTACCGTTGTCTTTACGGGTCCGCTTCTTACTCGCGACTGCCGTCATCGTTCTGGTGCTGTCACTGGCCTATGGTGTTGTTGCTCTGGTGGGCTATAGCATCAGTTTTGATAAAACCTCTTTCCGTTTATTGCGCGGGGAGAGCAACCTGTTTTATACCCTCGCGACCTACGAAAATGGCCGCATTAACGTTGTTCTTCCAGAAAACTTGAATGTGAAAACCCCGACCATGGTTCTCATCTACGATGACCAGGGTAAGCTGTTGTGGACACAACGTGACGTGCCGCACGTGGCTCAGCAGATTAAAAAAGAGTGGCTTACCAGCAATGGTTTTCACGAGCTGGAAGCGAGTTTTGATACCAGCCACGCCTTGCTCGCCAACGACGAAAAGCTACAAACCAGGCTTAAAGATTTTTATGATGGCGATTATAGCTATGATGTCAGTCACTCCGTTGCCGTAAATAAGTATCCGGCGGCGGGGAAAATGCCGGCCTTAACTATTGTGGTTGTCGACACGATCCCTATCGAATTAAAGCGTTCGTATACGGTCTGGAGCATGTTTACCTGTGTGTTCCTTGCCAATTTGTTGCTCGTCGTACCGTTACTTTGGTTCGCTGCACGCTGGAGTTTGCGCCCTATCGAACACCTTTCGAAAGAAGTGCGTGAGCTTGAAAAACACGACCGTGACAGTCTCAATCCCGAAACGACACGCGAGCTGACGAGCCTTGTGCGTAATCTTAATCGCCTGCTGCGTACCGAACGTGACCGTCATGACAAATACCGCACCACATTGACCGACTTAACACACAGTCTGAAAACGCCGCTGGCCGTCATGCAAACCACGTTGCGTTCGTTGCGTACAGAAAAACAAAATATCGAAGAAGCGGAGCCGGTGATGCTTGAGCAAATCAGCCGTATTTCGCAGCAAATTGGTTACTACTTGCATCGCGCCAGTATGCGTGGCGACAGCCCGTTACTCAGCCGGGAACTTCATCCCGTGGCCCCGTTACTCGACAGCCTCTGCTCGGCACTCAATAAGGTGTATCAGCGCAAAGGCGTTACCATCACGCTGGATATTTCGCCGGAAATCACCTTCATGGGTGAGAAGAATGACTTCATGGAAGTGATGGGGAACGTGCTGGATAACGCCTGCAAATATTGCCTTGAATTTGTTGAGATCTCCGGTCGCCAGCTGGATGACACGCTGCACTTATTCGTTGATGACGACGGTCCCGGCATCCCTGAAAGTAAGCGCAACCTGGTGTTTGACCGCGGTCAACGCGCTGATACTCTGCGGCCAGGCCAGGGCGTGGGTTTGTCCGTTGCCCGTGAAATCGTGGAACAGTACGACGGTCAGATCCAAACCTCGAGCTGCGCCCTGGGCGGCGCACGTATGGAAGTGATTTTTGGCCGTCAGCGTCCAGACCGGGAAGAAGATTGA
- a CDS encoding ribosomal protein uL16 3-hydroxylase translates to MDYQLDLNWPDFIENYWQKRPVVLKRGFKNFIDPISPDELAGLAMENEVDSRLVSHHNGKWQVSHGPFQSYDHLGENNWSLLVQAVNHWHEQSARLMRPFRALPDWRIDDLMISFSVPGGGVGPHFDQYDVFIIQGVGRRRWRVGEKVALKQHCPHPDLLQVEPFDAIIDEELEPGDIVYIPPGFPHEGYSLENSMNYSVGFRAPSGRELISGFADYVLQRELGSQRYTDPDVPARQHPADVLPQEMDSLRNMMLELINQPEHFKTWFGEFVSQSRHELDVAPPEPPYQPDEIYDALKQGDAITRLGGLRVLRIADEIYVNGEKIDSPHRPALEALASNITLKAEMFGDALEDPSFLAMLAALVNSGYWYFED, encoded by the coding sequence ATGGACTATCAACTCGACCTAAATTGGCCCGATTTTATTGAGAACTACTGGCAAAAACGCCCAGTGGTGTTAAAACGCGGCTTCAAAAACTTCATCGATCCCATTTCTCCAGATGAGCTCGCCGGCCTTGCGATGGAAAACGAGGTGGACAGCCGCCTGGTCAGCCATCACAACGGTAAATGGCAGGTCAGCCACGGCCCATTCCAGAGCTATGATCATCTGGGTGAAAACAACTGGTCTTTACTGGTCCAGGCCGTTAACCACTGGCATGAACAAAGTGCGCGATTAATGCGCCCGTTCCGTGCTCTGCCGGACTGGCGAATCGACGATCTGATGATCTCGTTCTCGGTGCCAGGCGGTGGCGTTGGTCCGCATTTCGATCAGTACGATGTGTTTATCATTCAAGGTGTTGGCCGCCGTCGCTGGCGTGTCGGGGAAAAAGTTGCCCTGAAACAACACTGCCCGCATCCTGATTTGCTGCAAGTTGAACCGTTCGACGCCATCATCGACGAAGAGCTGGAGCCGGGCGATATTGTTTATATTCCGCCAGGCTTCCCGCACGAAGGCTACTCGCTGGAAAACTCGATGAACTACTCGGTCGGTTTCCGCGCGCCAAGTGGCCGTGAGTTAATCAGCGGTTTCGCTGATTACGTGCTGCAACGCGAATTGGGCAGCCAACGTTATACCGACCCTGATGTGCCTGCGCGCCAGCATCCTGCGGATGTTCTGCCACAGGAAATGGACAGCCTGCGTAACATGATGCTGGAACTGATCAATCAGCCGGAGCATTTCAAAACCTGGTTTGGTGAGTTTGTTTCCCAGTCACGTCATGAACTGGACGTCGCACCGCCTGAGCCGCCATACCAGCCTGATGAGATTTACGACGCCCTGAAACAGGGTGACGCGATTACTCGTTTGGGTGGGCTACGCGTGCTGCGTATTGCCGATGAGATTTACGTCAACGGCGAGAAAATTGACAGCCCGCACCGTCCGGCCCTTGAAGCGCTGGCAAGCAATATCACCCTGAAAGCAGAAATGTTTGGTGACGCATTAGAAGATCCATCATTCCTGGCGATGCTGGCCGCACTGGTCAACAGCGGGTACTGGTACTTCGAGGACTAA
- a CDS encoding alkyl/aryl-sulfatase: MRLKLIVKSLALAGLISSTALTPLFAQEAPKGATASTKQANDALYNQLPFSDNTDFTNAHKGFIAALPQEVIKGEQGNVVWDPQQYAFIKEGEKAPDTVNPSLWRQSQLINISGLFEVTDGVYQIRNLDLSNMTIIEGKEGITVVDPLVSAETAKVGMDLYFKNRGNKPVVAIIYTHSHVDHYGGVRGVVDEADVKSGKVKVYAPAGFMEAAVAENIMAGNVMSRRASYMYGNLLKPEATGQVGAGLGTTTSAGTVTLIAPTNIIEKDGQKEVIDGLTYDFMLAPGSEAPSEMLWYIEEKKLIEAAEDVTHTLHNTYSLRGAKIREPLPWSKYINEAIVRWGDKAEIIMAQHHWPTWGNDNVVGLLKSQRDLYRYINDQTLRMANEGLTRDEIAANFKLPDSLAKTWANRGYYGSVSHDVKATYVLYLGWYDGNPATLDELPPEEAAKKFVEYMGGADAILQKAKTDFDQGNYRWVAQVVSKVVFADPNNQNARNLEADALEQLGYQAESGPWRNFYLTGAQELRNGVVKGPTPNTASPDTVRAMTPEMFFDYLAVHINGEKAGNAKAVFNIDLGSDGGKYKLELENGVLNHTANAEAKDADATITLNRDTLNKIILKEETLKQAEDKGDVKVTGNGAKMDEMLGYMDKFEFWFNIVTP, encoded by the coding sequence ATGAGACTTAAGTTGATCGTCAAAAGTCTTGCGCTGGCAGGGCTAATCTCTTCCACTGCACTCACACCGTTGTTTGCGCAGGAAGCACCAAAAGGTGCAACGGCTTCAACAAAGCAAGCTAACGATGCACTCTATAATCAGCTTCCTTTCTCTGATAACACTGATTTCACCAACGCCCACAAAGGCTTTATCGCCGCTTTACCTCAGGAAGTCATCAAGGGTGAACAAGGGAATGTCGTCTGGGATCCACAACAATACGCTTTTATAAAAGAAGGGGAAAAAGCCCCTGACACAGTGAACCCAAGTCTTTGGCGTCAGTCCCAGCTCATCAACATCAGCGGTCTTTTCGAAGTCACAGACGGCGTTTACCAAATCCGTAACCTTGATTTATCCAATATGACCATCATTGAGGGTAAAGAAGGGATTACCGTCGTCGATCCGCTGGTTTCCGCTGAAACAGCAAAAGTTGGCATGGATTTGTACTTTAAAAACCGTGGCAACAAACCTGTTGTCGCCATCATTTATACCCACAGCCACGTTGACCATTACGGCGGCGTGCGTGGCGTTGTCGATGAAGCGGATGTGAAATCCGGTAAGGTAAAAGTGTATGCGCCTGCTGGCTTCATGGAAGCGGCCGTTGCTGAAAACATTATGGCCGGGAATGTCATGAGCCGCCGTGCCAGCTATATGTATGGCAACCTGCTGAAACCCGAAGCGACTGGACAGGTTGGTGCGGGTTTAGGCACCACAACGTCTGCGGGTACCGTTACGCTGATTGCGCCAACGAATATCATCGAAAAAGATGGTCAAAAAGAGGTCATTGATGGCCTGACTTATGACTTCATGCTGGCGCCTGGTTCTGAAGCCCCATCTGAAATGCTGTGGTACATCGAAGAGAAAAAACTCATCGAAGCCGCAGAGGACGTGACCCACACCCTGCACAATACCTATTCGTTACGCGGTGCAAAAATTCGTGAACCGTTGCCATGGTCGAAATACATCAACGAAGCTATCGTTCGTTGGGGTGACAAAGCCGAAATTATTATGGCCCAGCACCACTGGCCAACCTGGGGTAACGATAATGTGGTTGGCCTGCTGAAGAGCCAGCGTGACCTGTATCGTTATATCAACGACCAGACCCTGCGTATGGCAAACGAAGGCCTGACTCGCGATGAAATTGCGGCAAACTTCAAGCTGCCGGATAGCCTGGCGAAAACCTGGGCTAACCGTGGCTACTACGGTTCAGTCAGCCATGACGTGAAAGCGACCTATGTGCTGTACCTCGGCTGGTACGATGGCAACCCGGCAACCCTCGACGAACTGCCACCAGAAGAAGCGGCGAAGAAATTTGTTGAGTACATGGGCGGTGCCGATGCGATTCTTCAGAAAGCGAAAACCGACTTTGATCAGGGTAATTACCGTTGGGTGGCGCAGGTTGTCAGTAAAGTCGTCTTCGCCGATCCGAATAACCAGAATGCACGTAATCTTGAAGCGGATGCGCTGGAACAGTTGGGTTATCAGGCAGAGTCTGGCCCATGGCGTAACTTCTACCTGACCGGTGCTCAGGAGTTGCGTAATGGCGTGGTGAAAGGACCAACGCCGAATACGGCAAGCCCGGATACCGTTCGTGCTATGACGCCTGAAATGTTCTTCGACTACCTTGCCGTTCACATCAACGGTGAAAAGGCAGGTAATGCCAAAGCGGTGTTTAATATCGATTTGGGTAGCGATGGCGGCAAATACAAGCTGGAGCTGGAAAACGGTGTGCTGAACCACACCGCTAACGCCGAAGCGAAAGACGCCGACGCCACGATTACGCTGAACCGTGACACGCTGAATAAGATCATCCTGAAAGAAGAAACGCTGAAACAGGCTGAAGATAAAGGTGATGTGAAGGTAACCGGTAACGGTGCGAAGATGGACGAAATGTTGGGCTACATGGACAAGTTCGAGTTCTGGTTCAATATTGTGACACCATAA